In the Enterococcus saigonensis genome, one interval contains:
- a CDS encoding NmrA family NAD(P)-binding protein, which translates to MGRILVTGASGNVGKYVAEYVLKNEQQVTVAGVHTKVLQDMFGEDPNARIVHFDFTDSKTYAEALQDVETVFIMRPPHLGNPADLYPFIDALKDSGHIKLVSFLSLIGIEHNPVPPHYKIEKYIEKSNVPYCHIRPSFFMQNISGVHAFEIKHFNNIVVPVKKALTSFIDAEDIGEITAKVLCEPEKHQNNAYSITGGQAIDYYEVAMILSEILGRKIQYSNPSPRLAKEYWLTIRGLDKEYATVMEMLYMMTRLGTAKKVTTTFHDVMGKNPRTFKEFAHKNIKAWE; encoded by the coding sequence ATGGGTAGAATTTTAGTCACAGGAGCATCTGGTAATGTAGGAAAATACGTTGCGGAATATGTGTTAAAAAATGAACAACAGGTGACTGTTGCTGGTGTTCATACGAAAGTTTTGCAAGATATGTTTGGAGAAGATCCAAATGCTCGAATTGTACATTTTGATTTTACTGATAGTAAAACATATGCTGAAGCACTACAAGATGTAGAGACTGTTTTTATTATGCGCCCTCCTCATTTAGGCAATCCGGCTGATTTATATCCATTTATTGATGCGTTGAAAGATAGCGGTCATATTAAGTTGGTTAGCTTTTTGTCTTTAATTGGTATTGAACATAATCCGGTACCACCTCATTATAAAATTGAGAAATACATTGAAAAATCAAACGTACCTTATTGCCATATTCGGCCAAGTTTTTTCATGCAAAATATTAGTGGCGTCCATGCTTTTGAAATCAAGCATTTCAACAATATTGTGGTACCGGTGAAAAAGGCTTTGACAAGTTTTATTGATGCCGAAGATATTGGTGAAATTACAGCAAAAGTTTTGTGCGAACCTGAAAAGCATCAAAACAATGCCTATTCAATTACCGGTGGACAAGCCATTGATTATTATGAAGTTGCCATGATTTTAAGTGAAATACTGGGACGAAAAATACAGTATAGTAATCCTAGTCCGCGTTTGGCTAAAGAATATTGGCTAACTATTCGCGGATTGGATAAAGAATATGCGACAGTAATGGAGATGCTTTATATGATGACACGTTTAGGTACAGCCAAGAAAGTCACGACAACGTTTCACGATGTTATGGGGAAAAATCCGCGGACCTTTAAAGAGTTTGCTCATAAAAATATAAAAGCATGGGAATAA
- a CDS encoding MarR family transcriptional regulator yields MDNFMHASEQIALFCRMNTNVKKNLPIRASEMGMLIYLVKTQGEKTPNAVAKFFNVTKAMATNMTTALLKKEYIIKEQSLVDKRSFSLIPTQKAITLVENAYTEYFKTMSLLQEKMGKEKFIEFVDLLEVANAILVEEKNNG; encoded by the coding sequence ATGGATAATTTCATGCATGCTTCGGAACAAATTGCGCTTTTTTGCCGCATGAATACGAATGTTAAAAAAAATTTGCCCATTCGCGCAAGTGAAATGGGGATGTTAATTTATTTGGTTAAAACACAAGGGGAAAAAACTCCGAATGCTGTCGCAAAGTTTTTTAATGTAACAAAAGCAATGGCCACCAATATGACAACGGCACTACTGAAAAAAGAATACATTATAAAAGAGCAGTCGTTAGTTGATAAGCGTAGTTTTAGTTTAATTCCAACCCAAAAAGCAATTACGTTAGTGGAAAATGCTTATACTGAATATTTTAAAACAATGAGCTTATTACAAGAAAAAATGGGGAAAGAAAAATTTATAGAATTTGTTGATTTGTTAGAGGTGGCAAATGCTATTTTAGTGGAGGAAAAAAATAATGGGTAG
- the lepB gene encoding signal peptidase I, with the protein MIEKNQKNSEIVSQVASKKKVRKKLTSEQIELILQHRRKEQLRQYWDLFLLLVTIVLCVLFLINYKAHQIVGDSMASTLHNGDRILIKKTQEVQRYDIVTFVPDNQDSPDETYIKRVIGIPGDKFIIQGSTLYLFHQKNVNTEYEALRYAVNLPDSTQIFKLDKKIADNLRNQTQIPENAYLVLGDNRKNSEDSRIIGFVQKNAIEGVMKLRFYPFNKMGWVH; encoded by the coding sequence ATGATAGAAAAAAATCAAAAAAATTCTGAAATTGTGTCTCAAGTAGCTTCTAAAAAGAAGGTGCGAAAAAAATTAACGTCGGAGCAAATAGAATTAATTTTACAACACCGAAGAAAAGAGCAATTGCGACAATACTGGGATTTATTTTTATTACTGGTGACGATTGTATTGTGTGTGTTGTTCTTAATAAACTACAAAGCACATCAAATTGTCGGTGATTCTATGGCTTCCACGCTTCACAATGGGGATCGAATTTTAATCAAAAAAACGCAAGAAGTGCAACGTTATGATATTGTGACCTTTGTACCAGATAACCAAGACTCGCCGGATGAGACGTATATTAAACGTGTTATTGGTATTCCAGGTGATAAATTTATTATCCAGGGCTCAACATTGTATTTATTTCACCAAAAAAATGTAAATACAGAGTATGAGGCCCTTCGTTATGCAGTTAATTTGCCGGATAGTACACAGATTTTTAAGTTAGATAAAAAAATTGCTGATAATTTGCGTAATCAAACACAGATCCCTGAAAATGCTTATCTTGTATTAGGAGATAATCGCAAAAACTCTGAAGATAGCCGCATTATTGGCTTTGTACAAAAAAATGCGATTGAAGGAGTTATGAAATTACGTTTTTATCCATTTAACAAAATGGGTTGGGTACACTAA
- the lepB gene encoding signal peptidase I, with translation MKKRLNQRQLQLIAQNIQRKRRRSHIQDLLVTFGIFIAVVASLFLIFFQVETVKDFSMLPNLQAGDRLIIGKYDEIERFDIIAFQVPGRKQQSIRRVIGLPGEELRYHEDILYVGTREIPERFLSEELIKAKDNAYQLTADFTTNDIRGVKNQRIPADYYLVLSDNRSFGIDSRDYGLVPKKDIFGVVVGIFLPIPRMMQL, from the coding sequence ATGAAAAAAAGATTGAATCAACGGCAATTACAACTGATTGCGCAAAATATCCAAAGAAAAAGACGAAGAAGTCATATTCAAGATTTGCTTGTTACCTTTGGAATTTTTATTGCGGTGGTTGCGAGTTTATTTTTGATTTTTTTCCAAGTTGAGACAGTGAAAGATTTTAGCATGTTACCAAATTTGCAAGCAGGAGATCGATTAATTATAGGAAAATATGACGAAATTGAACGATTTGATATTATCGCTTTTCAAGTTCCAGGAAGAAAACAACAATCGATACGACGTGTTATTGGTTTGCCTGGAGAAGAACTTCGCTATCATGAAGATATTCTCTACGTTGGTACTCGCGAAATACCTGAACGCTTTTTAAGTGAAGAATTAATTAAAGCAAAAGATAACGCATACCAGCTAACTGCCGATTTTACTACTAATGATATTAGAGGGGTGAAAAATCAACGCATTCCCGCTGATTATTATTTAGTTTTGTCAGATAATCGTAGCTTTGGGATTGATAGTCGTGACTACGGATTAGTACCAAAGAAAGATATTTTTGGTGTTGTAGTAGGAATATTTTTACCAATTCCTCGTATGATGCAATTGTAG
- a CDS encoding DUF916 and DUF3324 domain-containing protein — MNKKAWLGIILVYITGLFLGNATISYADESGEVEGGFSYEVIRPENQIDKGVGYFDLLMKPEQKQTVKIKLNNTSDKEITILVGAYGGKTNSSGVIEYSNNAIENDKSLKYPFESIVKVPKEVKLAASSSEDLNIEIAMPKSEFDGYIAGGILLQEKDAEGAKSQSEQGMVINKFAYLTGMLLSEKDTNDIKEDMKLNKVYATSKNHRNVISVNYSNIQPDFVDGMTTDVQIMKADADEVVYDAKKSQMRMAPNSMIDFPVSLEGSEMRPGDYRAKILVTTEKGGRWEWGKKFTITDEEADKYNARDLTLVEDPGLNWRLIAMIVGGLLVLLLIIYLIVRKINKERKTKQLIEQKLAAKNRKR, encoded by the coding sequence ATGAATAAAAAGGCCTGGTTAGGAATAATCTTAGTCTACATAACAGGATTATTTCTCGGAAATGCAACTATCAGTTACGCTGATGAGAGCGGTGAGGTGGAAGGTGGCTTCTCTTATGAAGTCATCCGACCGGAAAATCAAATAGATAAAGGTGTCGGCTATTTTGATTTGTTAATGAAGCCGGAACAAAAACAGACAGTCAAAATAAAACTGAATAATACAAGTGATAAAGAAATTACCATTTTAGTAGGAGCTTATGGTGGAAAAACCAATAGTAGTGGTGTGATTGAGTATAGCAATAATGCGATTGAAAATGACAAATCCTTAAAGTATCCTTTTGAATCGATTGTAAAAGTTCCAAAAGAAGTCAAGCTTGCGGCAAGTTCATCAGAAGATTTAAACATTGAAATTGCAATGCCAAAATCAGAATTTGACGGCTATATTGCCGGTGGTATTTTATTACAAGAAAAAGATGCAGAAGGAGCAAAATCACAAAGTGAGCAAGGAATGGTTATTAATAAATTTGCTTACTTAACAGGAATGCTATTAAGTGAAAAAGATACAAATGATATAAAAGAAGATATGAAATTAAACAAAGTATATGCCACTTCAAAGAATCATCGAAATGTTATTAGCGTAAATTATTCCAATATCCAACCAGATTTCGTTGATGGCATGACGACAGATGTTCAGATCATGAAGGCAGATGCCGATGAAGTAGTATATGACGCTAAAAAATCTCAAATGCGTATGGCACCAAACTCAATGATTGATTTTCCAGTCAGTTTGGAAGGTTCTGAGATGAGGCCAGGTGATTATCGTGCTAAAATATTAGTGACAACAGAAAAAGGTGGACGTTGGGAATGGGGAAAAAAATTCACCATTACCGATGAAGAGGCAGATAAATATAACGCACGAGATTTGACTTTGGTTGAAGATCCAGGTCTTAATTGGCGGCTTATTGCGATGATTGTTGGGGGATTGTTGGTACTATTACTTATCATTTATTTAATTGTTCGCAAAATTAACAAAGAACGTAAGACAAAACAATTAATTGAGCAAAAATTAGCTGCAAAAAATAGAAAAAGATAG
- a CDS encoding WxL domain-containing protein gives MKNITKLTTAALLGALALGVVAPIANANTEPEKEVTGKGVIRFDQSNPEIPEVTPPGKDEPEIDEPGINPDKGALMIVSVTDLDFDTHSIPVGNADREYFAKPFTTKETGTEKDVTMAHFVRYMDIRADGQQNHHSITAQLTSPFTHETNTNSTLEGASIIYNDISILPVTPTPTAQVPQTGVKTSVEISDEPVEIVNNNQDADGGRGLFDLVFGYDENDNYDNYDSVSLKVPAAVNMQEGVYTGEVTWTIGDAR, from the coding sequence ATGAAAAACATTACAAAATTAACTACGGCAGCATTACTAGGAGCTTTGGCGTTAGGTGTGGTTGCCCCAATCGCAAATGCAAATACAGAGCCAGAAAAAGAAGTTACGGGCAAAGGTGTGATTCGCTTTGATCAAAGCAATCCAGAAATTCCTGAAGTAACACCACCAGGAAAAGATGAACCTGAAATTGACGAACCCGGAATTAACCCAGATAAAGGGGCATTAATGATTGTATCGGTAACGGATTTAGACTTTGACACGCATTCAATTCCAGTCGGTAATGCGGATCGAGAATACTTTGCGAAACCTTTTACAACCAAAGAAACAGGTACAGAAAAAGATGTAACAATGGCACATTTTGTTCGCTATATGGATATTCGGGCAGATGGTCAACAAAATCATCATAGTATTACTGCGCAACTGACATCACCATTTACACACGAAACAAATACAAATAGCACACTAGAGGGTGCATCGATTATTTATAACGATATTTCCATTTTGCCAGTAACACCAACACCAACAGCGCAAGTTCCTCAAACTGGAGTTAAAACGAGTGTTGAAATTTCAGATGAGCCGGTTGAAATAGTAAACAACAATCAAGATGCAGATGGCGGTCGTGGTCTATTTGATTTAGTTTTTGGTTACGATGAAAATGATAATTATGATAATTACGATAGCGTATCCTTAAAAGTACCGGCTGCAGTAAATATGCAAGAAGGTGTATATACCGGTGAGGTTACGTGGACTATTGGTGATGCACGATAA
- a CDS encoding WxL domain-containing protein yields MKKFFLLSSFLFLMMPQVVLAQSDTAGTGKIEFNDQQQVADPENPVNPIEPEDLIPPSSDLLRLDYVPSLNFSTQKSDTNDQKYAANAMMFADDTMPRAHFIQVTDRRGTKAGWNVSVRQEKQFATAENKELDGAMLSFDYSWTNGSDKTKAPVVKKDIIEMKIGETQEIANAKKGTGDGTWFISFGASQNNLQGVKNTLEPRLDRDDQVIMHETFDKPLFLNSAIQLAVPGRTEKVIGKPYKTELTWILSELP; encoded by the coding sequence ATGAAAAAATTCTTTTTACTATCTTCTTTCCTTTTCTTGATGATGCCACAGGTGGTATTGGCACAAAGCGATACTGCTGGAACAGGAAAAATTGAATTTAATGATCAGCAACAAGTAGCCGATCCTGAAAATCCAGTAAATCCAATTGAACCAGAAGATTTAATTCCTCCTAGTTCAGATTTATTACGGTTGGATTATGTTCCGAGTTTAAATTTTTCAACACAAAAAAGTGATACAAATGATCAAAAATATGCAGCAAATGCCATGATGTTTGCAGATGACACAATGCCACGAGCACACTTTATTCAAGTAACCGATCGCAGAGGGACAAAGGCAGGGTGGAATGTTAGTGTCAGACAAGAAAAACAATTTGCTACAGCAGAGAATAAAGAATTAGACGGTGCGATGTTGTCTTTTGATTATTCTTGGACGAATGGTTCAGATAAAACCAAAGCGCCTGTTGTAAAAAAAGACATTATTGAAATGAAAATTGGGGAAACACAAGAAATCGCCAATGCTAAAAAAGGCACAGGTGATGGCACTTGGTTTATCTCATTTGGCGCATCACAAAATAATTTGCAGGGTGTAAAAAATACTTTAGAACCTAGACTTGATCGTGACGATCAAGTAATTATGCACGAGACATTTGATAAACCACTATTCTTAAATTCTGCTATTCAACTGGCAGTACCAGGACGAACAGAAAAAGTTATCGGTAAACCTTATAAAACAGAGCTAACTTGGATTTTATCTGAGTTACCATAA
- a CDS encoding LPXTG cell wall anchor domain-containing protein → MKRKFFRLSSIVTIAMIFLALFVSFSTVDAEEQGQKSQSVTTEGVIVFEEGEHGSVDSTQQSQSITSVAKPSGTSKPHGKSYPATGEMIKKSLMYTGIGLILLFFLLLFWKKRKKEEKR, encoded by the coding sequence ATGAAGCGAAAGTTTTTTAGATTAAGTTCAATTGTAACAATCGCAATGATTTTTCTTGCATTGTTCGTCTCTTTTTCCACAGTAGATGCTGAAGAACAGGGGCAAAAATCGCAAAGTGTAACGACAGAAGGTGTCATTGTATTTGAAGAAGGTGAACATGGAAGTGTTGATTCCACGCAACAATCACAAAGTATTACATCAGTTGCAAAACCGAGTGGCACGTCAAAACCACATGGCAAAAGTTACCCAGCTACAGGGGAAATGATAAAGAAAAGTTTGATGTACACAGGTATTGGCCTCATCTTACTATTCTTCTTGTTACTTTTTTGGAAGAAACGCAAAAAGGAGGAGAAGAGATGA
- a CDS encoding pectate lyase-like adhesive domain-containing protein, with protein sequence MKKEKKGLIVLMAIAGLLLVGNVIGYLQPIFAGEDQTVQTTDGTNIKTTASSAILEEIDDSDNRDHSTQVSSSETAEEADESDESDEKISKARLIKAAADETAVWGTEAAATKIIEVDNWSDFNKAVTNGFSGDEAEKNDADYIKVTASFSNPQTGTGSSSERPTLPVNRVDFVVDGLGNTIHFHGTSYSWRSNSSDVRKVYVKDLAMYGTNYYGPFQIGTATSLESELAIENVYYEGGQLTASYQATMRFIGKNTIKSVNSYEDPFTPGRIISTQGNQSGLEAFRAVFEENSETEVEVENGNGFILASYYGNTGSTSGEDAYALLKSKAKVNITTLGSTGENYGVGYYVLALNKGDVIVEDEAELTLNTAKDTTKGGIELAGGTSIDISNKAKVNININGQMGGTRNAISIGNDSILKVRDEGELHVNLANQGNDSRDVITAGSDSTFEIGRKSVFNIKLADGTGTRNLINIGSGGAFRFADAFSIDLDARANTNAHLINMSNPGHFIADVQKVSTWLKSDPTTLYKSWAPIYGVDVTYNGRNQTGLVGQSVTSNITDDFLANYYTSGRSGSAVPSATHTGFSRVLFEFIEDVNIGINDITDNPSEDTHKEFSGVVNPDPEYGNGTAITFYYVERDDYTEDDPPPLDRPVGTPSVASPLEGDSRVFHTIADSFTGDYQFTVPAEEQAKLVAGQKIMAVGWLNGKENYVITTVKDTTAPTADGRSYIVEKGVMPPSADVFLENIQDTNPMENQTFAISYKTDISELVHQPTKEGHVIEINVTDEAGNTATVEAKLIVYGEGTGIDAKDIEIDATDIKDKTESEIKDFILSESSASAFYLKDGAEVDVTEKIEVADLGGLSTASGEYTVKLIVPADVENGLQESITKEIVVTVKDVEPPTGTGKHTLVPLNKADYLIGSDVDLFKLLSTYQDNVTEAEELQIRLVENANEIETLVSSVGSKVIHVILTDKAKNDSEPIEIPITVVEGEVSGNVAITGEDFRLDRNEWENAVTKDQLKEFILTNGQVEAVELVEGVVTSVTDTDKVSIDVEEVIVDSAHEEQPMTITLTVDNGTDKVSKTIQVTFNDKTAPTADSKPTEINIGNVNAIQNADPKIFLENLADNVSEVEKISVKFAENQDFDEMVQTPGTKDLLIELVDEAGNKATITVEITIFDNSLTIRFVDSKDQDIVTPVVISDKIPGDKVDLTADQAVLKGLQDAEDLHYLLLTRPEDEDQVEVTSTGKIVKYEFDGTLFISSYPETLDFETHQVWFSDIRVDKPQYQEPLVIWDNRGIKANWTLTATLTKDFTLQAGDVDDPNFVLTDVLSYQKTTDENSAVVLHDEAEAVYSAQHAENQSEYNISDTWDENGPGLKFEAPASKVKKLGEYQAEILWTLGDAK encoded by the coding sequence ATGAAGAAAGAGAAAAAAGGGTTGATTGTTTTAATGGCAATTGCGGGTTTGTTGCTAGTTGGAAATGTTATTGGCTATTTACAACCGATTTTTGCGGGTGAAGATCAGACCGTCCAAACGACAGATGGTACAAATATAAAAACTACTGCTAGTTCAGCTATTTTAGAAGAAATTGACGACTCAGACAACCGTGATCACTCAACACAAGTCTCGTCATCTGAAACAGCTGAAGAAGCTGATGAATCAGATGAATCAGATGAAAAAATATCAAAAGCACGATTGATAAAAGCCGCAGCAGATGAAACCGCGGTTTGGGGTACAGAAGCAGCTGCGACGAAAATTATTGAAGTAGATAACTGGTCAGACTTTAATAAGGCAGTCACCAATGGTTTTTCAGGAGATGAAGCAGAAAAAAATGATGCGGATTATATTAAAGTAACCGCAAGTTTTTCAAATCCTCAGACTGGAACAGGGTCTAGTTCTGAACGCCCTACTCTTCCAGTTAATCGTGTAGATTTTGTTGTAGACGGACTAGGAAATACGATTCATTTCCATGGGACGTCATACAGTTGGCGCTCCAATAGTAGTGATGTCAGAAAAGTTTATGTCAAAGATTTAGCGATGTACGGAACGAATTATTACGGACCTTTTCAAATAGGAACTGCAACTTCACTTGAATCAGAATTAGCAATTGAAAATGTCTATTATGAAGGTGGCCAGTTAACCGCTTCATACCAAGCGACCATGCGTTTTATTGGTAAAAATACTATTAAATCTGTCAATAGTTACGAAGACCCCTTTACCCCTGGGAGAATTATTAGTACTCAAGGAAACCAATCGGGTTTAGAAGCTTTTCGCGCCGTCTTTGAAGAAAATAGTGAAACCGAGGTGGAAGTTGAAAATGGTAATGGTTTTATCTTAGCAAGTTACTATGGAAACACAGGCTCCACTTCAGGAGAAGACGCTTATGCGCTATTGAAAAGTAAAGCTAAAGTAAATATTACTACTCTTGGAAGTACCGGAGAAAACTATGGTGTTGGCTACTATGTTTTAGCGCTTAATAAAGGCGATGTCATTGTAGAAGACGAAGCGGAATTAACTTTGAATACAGCAAAGGATACAACTAAAGGTGGGATAGAACTTGCGGGCGGAACAAGCATTGATATTTCCAATAAGGCAAAAGTAAATATCAATATCAACGGCCAAATGGGTGGAACTAGAAATGCGATATCAATCGGTAATGATTCAATCCTGAAAGTTCGGGATGAAGGTGAGTTACACGTTAATTTGGCAAACCAAGGGAACGATAGCCGGGATGTCATCACTGCTGGTAGCGATAGTACTTTTGAAATTGGGCGAAAATCAGTTTTCAATATTAAGTTAGCAGATGGAACAGGCACGCGAAATCTGATTAATATTGGATCCGGGGGAGCTTTCCGCTTCGCTGATGCCTTCTCTATTGATTTAGATGCTCGAGCTAATACGAACGCTCATTTAATTAATATGTCAAATCCAGGTCATTTTATTGCCGATGTCCAAAAAGTATCTACATGGCTGAAATCAGATCCTACCACATTATATAAATCTTGGGCTCCAATTTATGGAGTAGATGTTACGTATAATGGTCGAAATCAAACAGGTTTAGTCGGACAAAGTGTAACGAGCAATATCACTGATGACTTCTTGGCGAATTATTATACGAGTGGACGCTCTGGCAGCGCTGTTCCGTCAGCTACCCATACCGGTTTTTCACGGGTTTTGTTTGAATTTATTGAGGATGTCAATATTGGCATAAACGATATTACAGATAATCCAAGTGAAGATACGCACAAGGAATTTAGTGGGGTTGTTAATCCCGATCCAGAGTACGGCAATGGAACTGCTATTACTTTTTACTATGTTGAACGGGATGATTATACAGAAGATGATCCGCCACCATTAGATCGACCAGTAGGAACACCATCTGTTGCTTCTCCTTTAGAGGGTGATAGTCGAGTTTTTCATACGATTGCTGATTCTTTTACAGGTGACTATCAGTTTACAGTTCCTGCCGAAGAACAAGCTAAATTAGTTGCCGGTCAAAAAATAATGGCTGTTGGTTGGTTAAATGGTAAGGAAAACTACGTTATTACGACCGTAAAAGATACAACTGCCCCAACTGCAGATGGACGGTCTTACATTGTTGAAAAAGGAGTAATGCCACCAAGTGCTGATGTCTTTTTAGAAAATATTCAGGATACAAACCCGATGGAGAATCAAACGTTTGCTATTTCTTACAAGACAGATATTTCTGAGTTAGTTCATCAGCCGACTAAAGAAGGCCATGTGATTGAAATTAACGTAACAGATGAAGCTGGCAATACAGCTACAGTTGAAGCCAAATTGATTGTTTACGGCGAAGGAACCGGCATTGATGCTAAAGATATTGAAATTGACGCAACAGACATAAAAGATAAAACAGAATCAGAAATTAAAGATTTTATTTTGTCTGAAAGTAGCGCAAGCGCATTTTATTTAAAAGATGGTGCTGAAGTTGATGTGACAGAGAAGATTGAAGTAGCAGATCTAGGTGGATTATCAACAGCATCTGGAGAATATACCGTTAAGTTAATTGTACCGGCAGATGTCGAAAATGGGTTACAAGAAAGTATCACAAAGGAAATAGTGGTGACAGTAAAAGATGTAGAACCTCCGACTGGTACAGGAAAACATACCTTGGTACCACTAAATAAAGCAGACTACCTCATTGGATCAGATGTCGATTTATTTAAGCTTTTAAGTACGTATCAGGATAATGTAACCGAAGCTGAGGAACTTCAAATTCGCTTGGTAGAAAATGCAAATGAAATTGAAACCTTAGTAAGTTCAGTCGGTAGTAAAGTTATTCATGTGATTTTAACGGATAAAGCCAAAAATGATAGTGAACCAATCGAAATCCCAATTACTGTAGTAGAAGGCGAAGTAAGCGGTAATGTTGCGATTACCGGAGAAGATTTTCGCTTAGATCGAAATGAATGGGAAAATGCAGTTACAAAAGATCAATTAAAAGAATTCATTTTAACAAATGGGCAAGTAGAAGCTGTGGAGCTGGTTGAAGGTGTAGTTACTTCTGTGACCGATACAGATAAAGTCAGTATTGATGTGGAAGAAGTCATCGTCGATAGTGCTCATGAAGAACAACCGATGACGATTACATTAACTGTCGACAATGGAACGGATAAAGTTTCTAAAACTATTCAAGTGACTTTTAATGATAAAACAGCGCCAACAGCAGATTCTAAACCGACAGAGATTAATATTGGGAATGTTAATGCCATTCAAAATGCAGATCCCAAAATATTTTTAGAAAACTTGGCCGATAATGTGAGTGAAGTAGAAAAGATAAGTGTAAAATTTGCTGAAAATCAAGATTTTGATGAAATGGTACAAACTCCAGGTACAAAAGATTTGCTGATTGAACTAGTAGACGAAGCCGGCAACAAAGCGACTATTACGGTAGAAATTACAATTTTTGATAATAGTTTAACGATTCGATTTGTCGATAGTAAAGATCAAGATATTGTGACACCAGTCGTAATTAGCGACAAGATTCCAGGCGATAAAGTTGATTTAACGGCAGACCAAGCTGTGTTAAAAGGATTGCAAGATGCAGAAGATTTACATTACTTGCTTTTAACTAGACCTGAAGATGAGGATCAAGTAGAAGTGACTTCCACCGGTAAAATTGTGAAATATGAATTTGACGGTACTTTATTTATCTCTTCTTATCCTGAAACATTGGATTTTGAAACACATCAAGTTTGGTTTTCTGACATTCGCGTGGATAAACCACAATACCAAGAACCATTAGTGATTTGGGATAATCGTGGCATAAAAGCTAACTGGACATTAACGGCAACCTTGACAAAGGACTTCACATTGCAAGCAGGAGATGTTGATGACCCAAACTTTGTTTTGACGGATGTCTTAAGTTATCAAAAAACTACTGATGAAAATTCAGCAGTGGTACTTCACGATGAAGCAGAAGCAGTTTATTCAGCACAGCATGCAGAAAATCAATCAGAGTACAACATTAGTGATACCTGGGATGAAAATGGTCCAGGGCTGAAATTTGAAGCACCTGCGTCAAAAGTCAAAAAACTTGGTGAATATCAAGCCGAAATTCTTTGGACACTAGGAGATGCGAAATAG
- a CDS encoding coiled-coil domain-containing protein: MFGKKKKDDLLAELEELGFHDEGDDEAVKELEEKNAKLAKEIEALKAKNQVYEQEKKEAIAKNQDLQLTVEKMEKELASVEAIPADYEGRVEEIERLNKKIETLKAENKQLTTNLEFASNRAMELTQRLEMQTVKMESNETENNSSAEFAELQTKYQQVKDQLATLKCQQAKDDLELTKNELADVLIEAKSKAKEIVRKAEFDAHDIKLKSEEELAELRQGCIRYQNYIEKMRNDSISLLDQLLQQSQRASK, encoded by the coding sequence ATGTTTGGTAAAAAAAAGAAAGATGATCTACTGGCAGAGTTGGAAGAATTAGGGTTCCACGATGAAGGTGATGATGAGGCTGTCAAAGAATTAGAAGAAAAGAATGCAAAATTAGCTAAAGAAATAGAAGCTTTGAAAGCTAAAAACCAAGTCTATGAACAAGAAAAAAAAGAAGCAATAGCAAAAAACCAAGATTTACAATTAACAGTAGAAAAGATGGAAAAAGAATTGGCTTCTGTTGAGGCAATTCCAGCAGATTATGAAGGACGCGTAGAAGAAATAGAGCGATTGAACAAAAAAATAGAGACATTAAAAGCTGAAAATAAGCAATTAACCACTAACTTAGAATTTGCGAGCAATCGGGCAATGGAATTAACTCAGCGGTTGGAAATGCAGACTGTAAAAATGGAATCTAACGAAACTGAAAACAATAGTTCTGCCGAATTTGCTGAACTTCAAACAAAATATCAACAAGTAAAAGATCAGTTGGCGACTTTAAAGTGTCAACAAGCAAAAGATGATTTAGAACTGACAAAAAATGAATTAGCAGATGTCTTAATTGAAGCCAAGTCAAAGGCTAAAGAAATTGTTCGTAAAGCAGAATTTGATGCACATGACATCAAGTTGAAATCGGAAGAAGAGCTTGCTGAATTAAGACAAGGTTGTATTCGTTATCAAAATTATATTGAAAAAATGCGCAATGATTCCATTTCATTATTGGATCAATTACTACAACAATCACAACGGGCTTCAAAATAA